From one Takifugu rubripes chromosome 14, fTakRub1.2, whole genome shotgun sequence genomic stretch:
- the cltb gene encoding clathrin light chain B isoform X8, which translates to MADNGAHVAEEDPAAAFLAQQESEIAGIENDGEGFDALDGADGQPQSANYDPFGEEPATMNGDLFQESNGPTDGYAAIAQADVQRQEPESLRKWREEQKQRLEELGEPRTDLASKAKEEEWREKAKKELEDWHVHQSEQMEKNKANNRLCPSLARRSSEEAFLAETDDSCPGSEWERVARLCDFNPKTSKQAKDVSRMRSVLISLKQTPLVR; encoded by the exons ATGGCTGACAACGGAGCACACGTAGCCGAAGAGGACCCGGCCGCTGCCTTTCTGGCTCAACAGGAGAGTGAGATCGCCGGGATCGAGAACGATGGCGAGGGATTTGATGCGCTAGATGGAGCGGACGGCCAGCCCCAGTCGGCCAACTATG ACCCCTTCGGAGAGGAGCCAGCCACGATGAATGGAGACTTGTTTCAG GAGTCGAACGGGCCGACGGACGGCTACGCGGCCATCGCCCAGGCGGATGTTCAGAGACAAGAGCCGGAGAGTTTGCGAAagtggagggaggagcagaaacaaCGCCTAGAAGAATTGGGTGAGCCAAGAACTG ACCTGGCTTCCAAGGCAaaagaggaggagtggagggagaaggccaaaaaggagctggaggactggCACGTACACCAGAGcgagcagatggagaagaacaAGGCTAACAACAG ACTCTGTCCAAGTCTGGCACG CAGATCATCGGAGGAGGCGTTCCTGGCCGAGACGGACGACAGCTGCCCCGGCTCGGAGTGGGAGAGGGTGGCCCGCCTGTGCGACTTCAACCCCAAAACCAGCAAACAGGCGAAGGACGTTTCCCGGATGCGATCCGTCCTCATCTCCCTCAAACAGACGCCTCTGGTCCGCTAG
- the higd2a gene encoding HIG1 domain family member 2A, mitochondrial, which yields MAASSVPTTPDQNVETSLSNSVPFDFDRPPIIEGFSPLPRVKDETFKEKFTRKSKENPFVPIGCLGTAGALIYGLRAFHQGKTRQSQLLMRGRIFAQGFTVVAIVVGVFATAMKPKQ from the exons ATGGCGGCTTCCTCGGTCCCAACTACGCCCGACCAAAACGTTGAAACTTCGCTCTCTAACTCGGTGCCTTTTGACTTTGACCGGCCCCCGATTATCGAAGGCTTCAGCCCGCTGCCGAGAGTCAAGGACGAGACTTTCAAGGAGAAATTCACCAGAAAATCCAAGGAGAACCCTTTCGTCCCGATAG GTTGCCTGGGAACAGCAGGAGCTCTCATATACGGGCTCCGTGCCTTCCATCAGGGGAAAACCAGACAGTCCCAGCTGCTGATGAGAGGACGCATCTTTGCTCAGGGCTTCACTGTGGTCGCCATTGTCGTCGGTGTGTTTGCCACAGCGATGAAGCCCAAACAGTGA
- the cltb gene encoding clathrin light chain B isoform X10, with protein MADNGAHVAEEDPAAAFLAQQESEIAGIENDGEGFDALDGADGQPQSANYDPFGEEPATMNGDLFQESNGPTDGYAAIAQADVQRQEPESLRKWREEQKQRLEELGEPRTDLASKAKEEEWREKAKKELEDWHVHQSEQMEKNKANNSRSSEEAFLAETDDSCPGSEWERVARLCDFNPKTSKQAKDVSRMRSVLISLKQTPLVR; from the exons ATGGCTGACAACGGAGCACACGTAGCCGAAGAGGACCCGGCCGCTGCCTTTCTGGCTCAACAGGAGAGTGAGATCGCCGGGATCGAGAACGATGGCGAGGGATTTGATGCGCTAGATGGAGCGGACGGCCAGCCCCAGTCGGCCAACTATG ACCCCTTCGGAGAGGAGCCAGCCACGATGAATGGAGACTTGTTTCAG GAGTCGAACGGGCCGACGGACGGCTACGCGGCCATCGCCCAGGCGGATGTTCAGAGACAAGAGCCGGAGAGTTTGCGAAagtggagggaggagcagaaacaaCGCCTAGAAGAATTGGGTGAGCCAAGAACTG ACCTGGCTTCCAAGGCAaaagaggaggagtggagggagaaggccaaaaaggagctggaggactggCACGTACACCAGAGcgagcagatggagaagaacaAGGCTAACAACAG CAGATCATCGGAGGAGGCGTTCCTGGCCGAGACGGACGACAGCTGCCCCGGCTCGGAGTGGGAGAGGGTGGCCCGCCTGTGCGACTTCAACCCCAAAACCAGCAAACAGGCGAAGGACGTTTCCCGGATGCGATCCGTCCTCATCTCCCTCAAACAGACGCCTCTGGTCCGCTAG
- the cltb gene encoding clathrin light chain B isoform X13, with translation MADNGAHVAEEDPAAAFLAQQESEIAGIENDGEGFDALDGADGQPQSANYDPFGEEPATMNGDLFQESNGPTDGYAAIAQADVQRQEPESLRKWREEQKQRLEELDLASKAKEEEWREKAKKELEDWHVHQSEQMEKNKANNRSSEEAFLAETDDSCPGSEWERVARLCDFNPKTSKQAKDVSRMRSVLISLKQTPLVR, from the exons ATGGCTGACAACGGAGCACACGTAGCCGAAGAGGACCCGGCCGCTGCCTTTCTGGCTCAACAGGAGAGTGAGATCGCCGGGATCGAGAACGATGGCGAGGGATTTGATGCGCTAGATGGAGCGGACGGCCAGCCCCAGTCGGCCAACTATG ACCCCTTCGGAGAGGAGCCAGCCACGATGAATGGAGACTTGTTTCAG GAGTCGAACGGGCCGACGGACGGCTACGCGGCCATCGCCCAGGCGGATGTTCAGAGACAAGAGCCGGAGAGTTTGCGAAagtggagggaggagcagaaacaaCGCCTAGAAGAATTGG ACCTGGCTTCCAAGGCAaaagaggaggagtggagggagaaggccaaaaaggagctggaggactggCACGTACACCAGAGcgagcagatggagaagaacaAGGCTAACAACAG ATCATCGGAGGAGGCGTTCCTGGCCGAGACGGACGACAGCTGCCCCGGCTCGGAGTGGGAGAGGGTGGCCCGCCTGTGCGACTTCAACCCCAAAACCAGCAAACAGGCGAAGGACGTTTCCCGGATGCGATCCGTCCTCATCTCCCTCAAACAGACGCCTCTGGTCCGCTAG
- the cltb gene encoding clathrin light chain B isoform X9: protein MADNGAHVAEEDPAAAFLAQQESEIAGIENDGEGFDALDGADGQPQSANYDPFGEEPATMNGDLFQESNGPTDGYAAIAQADVQRQEPESLRKWREEQKQRLEELGEPRTDLASKAKEEEWREKAKKELEDWHVHQSEQMEKNKANNRLCPSLARSSEEAFLAETDDSCPGSEWERVARLCDFNPKTSKQAKDVSRMRSVLISLKQTPLVR from the exons ATGGCTGACAACGGAGCACACGTAGCCGAAGAGGACCCGGCCGCTGCCTTTCTGGCTCAACAGGAGAGTGAGATCGCCGGGATCGAGAACGATGGCGAGGGATTTGATGCGCTAGATGGAGCGGACGGCCAGCCCCAGTCGGCCAACTATG ACCCCTTCGGAGAGGAGCCAGCCACGATGAATGGAGACTTGTTTCAG GAGTCGAACGGGCCGACGGACGGCTACGCGGCCATCGCCCAGGCGGATGTTCAGAGACAAGAGCCGGAGAGTTTGCGAAagtggagggaggagcagaaacaaCGCCTAGAAGAATTGGGTGAGCCAAGAACTG ACCTGGCTTCCAAGGCAaaagaggaggagtggagggagaaggccaaaaaggagctggaggactggCACGTACACCAGAGcgagcagatggagaagaacaAGGCTAACAACAG ACTCTGTCCAAGTCTGGCACG ATCATCGGAGGAGGCGTTCCTGGCCGAGACGGACGACAGCTGCCCCGGCTCGGAGTGGGAGAGGGTGGCCCGCCTGTGCGACTTCAACCCCAAAACCAGCAAACAGGCGAAGGACGTTTCCCGGATGCGATCCGTCCTCATCTCCCTCAAACAGACGCCTCTGGTCCGCTAG
- the cltb gene encoding clathrin light chain B isoform X5, which produces MADNGAHVAEEDPAAAFLAQQESEIAGIENDGEGFDALDGADGQPQSANYDPFGEEPATMNGDLFQESNGPTDGYAAIAQADVQRQEPESLRKWREEQKQRLEELGEPRTDLASKAKEEEWREKAKKELEDWHVHQSEQMEKNKANNRIADKAFYKQPSSDVIGLVSSEEAFLAETDDSCPGSEWERVARLCDFNPKTSKQAKDVSRMRSVLISLKQTPLVR; this is translated from the exons ATGGCTGACAACGGAGCACACGTAGCCGAAGAGGACCCGGCCGCTGCCTTTCTGGCTCAACAGGAGAGTGAGATCGCCGGGATCGAGAACGATGGCGAGGGATTTGATGCGCTAGATGGAGCGGACGGCCAGCCCCAGTCGGCCAACTATG ACCCCTTCGGAGAGGAGCCAGCCACGATGAATGGAGACTTGTTTCAG GAGTCGAACGGGCCGACGGACGGCTACGCGGCCATCGCCCAGGCGGATGTTCAGAGACAAGAGCCGGAGAGTTTGCGAAagtggagggaggagcagaaacaaCGCCTAGAAGAATTGGGTGAGCCAAGAACTG ACCTGGCTTCCAAGGCAaaagaggaggagtggagggagaaggccaaaaaggagctggaggactggCACGTACACCAGAGcgagcagatggagaagaacaAGGCTAACAACAG GATCGCTGACAAGGCTTTCTACAAACAGCCCAGCTCTGATGTGATAGGCTTGGT ATCATCGGAGGAGGCGTTCCTGGCCGAGACGGACGACAGCTGCCCCGGCTCGGAGTGGGAGAGGGTGGCCCGCCTGTGCGACTTCAACCCCAAAACCAGCAAACAGGCGAAGGACGTTTCCCGGATGCGATCCGTCCTCATCTCCCTCAAACAGACGCCTCTGGTCCGCTAG
- the cltb gene encoding clathrin light chain B isoform X11 — translation MADNGAHVAEEDPAAAFLAQQESEIAGIENDGEGFDALDGADGQPQSANYDPFGEEPATMNGDLFQESNGPTDGYAAIAQADVQRQEPESLRKWREEQKQRLEELGEPRTDLASKAKEEEWREKAKKELEDWHVHQSEQMEKNKANNRSSEEAFLAETDDSCPGSEWERVARLCDFNPKTSKQAKDVSRMRSVLISLKQTPLVR, via the exons ATGGCTGACAACGGAGCACACGTAGCCGAAGAGGACCCGGCCGCTGCCTTTCTGGCTCAACAGGAGAGTGAGATCGCCGGGATCGAGAACGATGGCGAGGGATTTGATGCGCTAGATGGAGCGGACGGCCAGCCCCAGTCGGCCAACTATG ACCCCTTCGGAGAGGAGCCAGCCACGATGAATGGAGACTTGTTTCAG GAGTCGAACGGGCCGACGGACGGCTACGCGGCCATCGCCCAGGCGGATGTTCAGAGACAAGAGCCGGAGAGTTTGCGAAagtggagggaggagcagaaacaaCGCCTAGAAGAATTGGGTGAGCCAAGAACTG ACCTGGCTTCCAAGGCAaaagaggaggagtggagggagaaggccaaaaaggagctggaggactggCACGTACACCAGAGcgagcagatggagaagaacaAGGCTAACAACAG ATCATCGGAGGAGGCGTTCCTGGCCGAGACGGACGACAGCTGCCCCGGCTCGGAGTGGGAGAGGGTGGCCCGCCTGTGCGACTTCAACCCCAAAACCAGCAAACAGGCGAAGGACGTTTCCCGGATGCGATCCGTCCTCATCTCCCTCAAACAGACGCCTCTGGTCCGCTAG
- the cltb gene encoding clathrin light chain B isoform X3: MADNGAHVAEEDPAAAFLAQQESEIAGIENDGEGFDALDGADGQPQSANYDPFGEEPATMNGDLFQESNGPTDGYAAIAQADVQRQEPESLRKWREEQKQRLEELDLASKAKEEEWREKAKKELEDWHVHQSEQMEKNKANNRLCPSLARIADKAFYKQPSSDVIGLVRSSEEAFLAETDDSCPGSEWERVARLCDFNPKTSKQAKDVSRMRSVLISLKQTPLVR, translated from the exons ATGGCTGACAACGGAGCACACGTAGCCGAAGAGGACCCGGCCGCTGCCTTTCTGGCTCAACAGGAGAGTGAGATCGCCGGGATCGAGAACGATGGCGAGGGATTTGATGCGCTAGATGGAGCGGACGGCCAGCCCCAGTCGGCCAACTATG ACCCCTTCGGAGAGGAGCCAGCCACGATGAATGGAGACTTGTTTCAG GAGTCGAACGGGCCGACGGACGGCTACGCGGCCATCGCCCAGGCGGATGTTCAGAGACAAGAGCCGGAGAGTTTGCGAAagtggagggaggagcagaaacaaCGCCTAGAAGAATTGG ACCTGGCTTCCAAGGCAaaagaggaggagtggagggagaaggccaaaaaggagctggaggactggCACGTACACCAGAGcgagcagatggagaagaacaAGGCTAACAACAG ACTCTGTCCAAGTCTGGCACG GATCGCTGACAAGGCTTTCTACAAACAGCCCAGCTCTGATGTGATAGGCTTGGT CAGATCATCGGAGGAGGCGTTCCTGGCCGAGACGGACGACAGCTGCCCCGGCTCGGAGTGGGAGAGGGTGGCCCGCCTGTGCGACTTCAACCCCAAAACCAGCAAACAGGCGAAGGACGTTTCCCGGATGCGATCCGTCCTCATCTCCCTCAAACAGACGCCTCTGGTCCGCTAG
- the cltb gene encoding clathrin light chain B isoform X1, protein MADNGAHVAEEDPAAAFLAQQESEIAGIENDGEGFDALDGADGQPQSANYDPFGEEPATMNGDLFQESNGPTDGYAAIAQADVQRQEPESLRKWREEQKQRLEELGEPRTDLASKAKEEEWREKAKKELEDWHVHQSEQMEKNKANNRLCPSLARIADKAFYKQPSSDVIGLVRSSEEAFLAETDDSCPGSEWERVARLCDFNPKTSKQAKDVSRMRSVLISLKQTPLVR, encoded by the exons ATGGCTGACAACGGAGCACACGTAGCCGAAGAGGACCCGGCCGCTGCCTTTCTGGCTCAACAGGAGAGTGAGATCGCCGGGATCGAGAACGATGGCGAGGGATTTGATGCGCTAGATGGAGCGGACGGCCAGCCCCAGTCGGCCAACTATG ACCCCTTCGGAGAGGAGCCAGCCACGATGAATGGAGACTTGTTTCAG GAGTCGAACGGGCCGACGGACGGCTACGCGGCCATCGCCCAGGCGGATGTTCAGAGACAAGAGCCGGAGAGTTTGCGAAagtggagggaggagcagaaacaaCGCCTAGAAGAATTGGGTGAGCCAAGAACTG ACCTGGCTTCCAAGGCAaaagaggaggagtggagggagaaggccaaaaaggagctggaggactggCACGTACACCAGAGcgagcagatggagaagaacaAGGCTAACAACAG ACTCTGTCCAAGTCTGGCACG GATCGCTGACAAGGCTTTCTACAAACAGCCCAGCTCTGATGTGATAGGCTTGGT CAGATCATCGGAGGAGGCGTTCCTGGCCGAGACGGACGACAGCTGCCCCGGCTCGGAGTGGGAGAGGGTGGCCCGCCTGTGCGACTTCAACCCCAAAACCAGCAAACAGGCGAAGGACGTTTCCCGGATGCGATCCGTCCTCATCTCCCTCAAACAGACGCCTCTGGTCCGCTAG
- the cltb gene encoding clathrin light chain B isoform X6 yields MADNGAHVAEEDPAAAFLAQQESEIAGIENDGEGFDALDGADGQPQSANYDPFGEEPATMNGDLFQESNGPTDGYAAIAQADVQRQEPESLRKWREEQKQRLEELDLASKAKEEEWREKAKKELEDWHVHQSEQMEKNKANNRIADKAFYKQPSSDVIGLVRSSEEAFLAETDDSCPGSEWERVARLCDFNPKTSKQAKDVSRMRSVLISLKQTPLVR; encoded by the exons ATGGCTGACAACGGAGCACACGTAGCCGAAGAGGACCCGGCCGCTGCCTTTCTGGCTCAACAGGAGAGTGAGATCGCCGGGATCGAGAACGATGGCGAGGGATTTGATGCGCTAGATGGAGCGGACGGCCAGCCCCAGTCGGCCAACTATG ACCCCTTCGGAGAGGAGCCAGCCACGATGAATGGAGACTTGTTTCAG GAGTCGAACGGGCCGACGGACGGCTACGCGGCCATCGCCCAGGCGGATGTTCAGAGACAAGAGCCGGAGAGTTTGCGAAagtggagggaggagcagaaacaaCGCCTAGAAGAATTGG ACCTGGCTTCCAAGGCAaaagaggaggagtggagggagaaggccaaaaaggagctggaggactggCACGTACACCAGAGcgagcagatggagaagaacaAGGCTAACAACAG GATCGCTGACAAGGCTTTCTACAAACAGCCCAGCTCTGATGTGATAGGCTTGGT CAGATCATCGGAGGAGGCGTTCCTGGCCGAGACGGACGACAGCTGCCCCGGCTCGGAGTGGGAGAGGGTGGCCCGCCTGTGCGACTTCAACCCCAAAACCAGCAAACAGGCGAAGGACGTTTCCCGGATGCGATCCGTCCTCATCTCCCTCAAACAGACGCCTCTGGTCCGCTAG
- the cltb gene encoding clathrin light chain B isoform X2, translating into MADNGAHVAEEDPAAAFLAQQESEIAGIENDGEGFDALDGADGQPQSANYDPFGEEPATMNGDLFQESNGPTDGYAAIAQADVQRQEPESLRKWREEQKQRLEELGEPRTDLASKAKEEEWREKAKKELEDWHVHQSEQMEKNKANNRLCPSLARIADKAFYKQPSSDVIGLVSSEEAFLAETDDSCPGSEWERVARLCDFNPKTSKQAKDVSRMRSVLISLKQTPLVR; encoded by the exons ATGGCTGACAACGGAGCACACGTAGCCGAAGAGGACCCGGCCGCTGCCTTTCTGGCTCAACAGGAGAGTGAGATCGCCGGGATCGAGAACGATGGCGAGGGATTTGATGCGCTAGATGGAGCGGACGGCCAGCCCCAGTCGGCCAACTATG ACCCCTTCGGAGAGGAGCCAGCCACGATGAATGGAGACTTGTTTCAG GAGTCGAACGGGCCGACGGACGGCTACGCGGCCATCGCCCAGGCGGATGTTCAGAGACAAGAGCCGGAGAGTTTGCGAAagtggagggaggagcagaaacaaCGCCTAGAAGAATTGGGTGAGCCAAGAACTG ACCTGGCTTCCAAGGCAaaagaggaggagtggagggagaaggccaaaaaggagctggaggactggCACGTACACCAGAGcgagcagatggagaagaacaAGGCTAACAACAG ACTCTGTCCAAGTCTGGCACG GATCGCTGACAAGGCTTTCTACAAACAGCCCAGCTCTGATGTGATAGGCTTGGT ATCATCGGAGGAGGCGTTCCTGGCCGAGACGGACGACAGCTGCCCCGGCTCGGAGTGGGAGAGGGTGGCCCGCCTGTGCGACTTCAACCCCAAAACCAGCAAACAGGCGAAGGACGTTTCCCGGATGCGATCCGTCCTCATCTCCCTCAAACAGACGCCTCTGGTCCGCTAG
- the cltb gene encoding clathrin light chain B isoform X4: MADNGAHVAEEDPAAAFLAQQESEIAGIENDGEGFDALDGADGQPQSANYDPFGEEPATMNGDLFQESNGPTDGYAAIAQADVQRQEPESLRKWREEQKQRLEELGEPRTDLASKAKEEEWREKAKKELEDWHVHQSEQMEKNKANNRIADKAFYKQPSSDVIGLVRSSEEAFLAETDDSCPGSEWERVARLCDFNPKTSKQAKDVSRMRSVLISLKQTPLVR, from the exons ATGGCTGACAACGGAGCACACGTAGCCGAAGAGGACCCGGCCGCTGCCTTTCTGGCTCAACAGGAGAGTGAGATCGCCGGGATCGAGAACGATGGCGAGGGATTTGATGCGCTAGATGGAGCGGACGGCCAGCCCCAGTCGGCCAACTATG ACCCCTTCGGAGAGGAGCCAGCCACGATGAATGGAGACTTGTTTCAG GAGTCGAACGGGCCGACGGACGGCTACGCGGCCATCGCCCAGGCGGATGTTCAGAGACAAGAGCCGGAGAGTTTGCGAAagtggagggaggagcagaaacaaCGCCTAGAAGAATTGGGTGAGCCAAGAACTG ACCTGGCTTCCAAGGCAaaagaggaggagtggagggagaaggccaaaaaggagctggaggactggCACGTACACCAGAGcgagcagatggagaagaacaAGGCTAACAACAG GATCGCTGACAAGGCTTTCTACAAACAGCCCAGCTCTGATGTGATAGGCTTGGT CAGATCATCGGAGGAGGCGTTCCTGGCCGAGACGGACGACAGCTGCCCCGGCTCGGAGTGGGAGAGGGTGGCCCGCCTGTGCGACTTCAACCCCAAAACCAGCAAACAGGCGAAGGACGTTTCCCGGATGCGATCCGTCCTCATCTCCCTCAAACAGACGCCTCTGGTCCGCTAG
- the cltb gene encoding clathrin light chain B isoform X12, translated as MADNGAHVAEEDPAAAFLAQQESEIAGIENDGEGFDALDGADGQPQSANYDPFGEEPATMNGDLFQESNGPTDGYAAIAQADVQRQEPESLRKWREEQKQRLEELDLASKAKEEEWREKAKKELEDWHVHQSEQMEKNKANNSRSSEEAFLAETDDSCPGSEWERVARLCDFNPKTSKQAKDVSRMRSVLISLKQTPLVR; from the exons ATGGCTGACAACGGAGCACACGTAGCCGAAGAGGACCCGGCCGCTGCCTTTCTGGCTCAACAGGAGAGTGAGATCGCCGGGATCGAGAACGATGGCGAGGGATTTGATGCGCTAGATGGAGCGGACGGCCAGCCCCAGTCGGCCAACTATG ACCCCTTCGGAGAGGAGCCAGCCACGATGAATGGAGACTTGTTTCAG GAGTCGAACGGGCCGACGGACGGCTACGCGGCCATCGCCCAGGCGGATGTTCAGAGACAAGAGCCGGAGAGTTTGCGAAagtggagggaggagcagaaacaaCGCCTAGAAGAATTGG ACCTGGCTTCCAAGGCAaaagaggaggagtggagggagaaggccaaaaaggagctggaggactggCACGTACACCAGAGcgagcagatggagaagaacaAGGCTAACAACAG CAGATCATCGGAGGAGGCGTTCCTGGCCGAGACGGACGACAGCTGCCCCGGCTCGGAGTGGGAGAGGGTGGCCCGCCTGTGCGACTTCAACCCCAAAACCAGCAAACAGGCGAAGGACGTTTCCCGGATGCGATCCGTCCTCATCTCCCTCAAACAGACGCCTCTGGTCCGCTAG
- the cltb gene encoding clathrin light chain B isoform X7, whose amino-acid sequence MADNGAHVAEEDPAAAFLAQQESEIAGIENDGEGFDALDGADGQPQSANYDPFGEEPATMNGDLFQESNGPTDGYAAIAQADVQRQEPESLRKWREEQKQRLEELDLASKAKEEEWREKAKKELEDWHVHQSEQMEKNKANNRIADKAFYKQPSSDVIGLVSSEEAFLAETDDSCPGSEWERVARLCDFNPKTSKQAKDVSRMRSVLISLKQTPLVR is encoded by the exons ATGGCTGACAACGGAGCACACGTAGCCGAAGAGGACCCGGCCGCTGCCTTTCTGGCTCAACAGGAGAGTGAGATCGCCGGGATCGAGAACGATGGCGAGGGATTTGATGCGCTAGATGGAGCGGACGGCCAGCCCCAGTCGGCCAACTATG ACCCCTTCGGAGAGGAGCCAGCCACGATGAATGGAGACTTGTTTCAG GAGTCGAACGGGCCGACGGACGGCTACGCGGCCATCGCCCAGGCGGATGTTCAGAGACAAGAGCCGGAGAGTTTGCGAAagtggagggaggagcagaaacaaCGCCTAGAAGAATTGG ACCTGGCTTCCAAGGCAaaagaggaggagtggagggagaaggccaaaaaggagctggaggactggCACGTACACCAGAGcgagcagatggagaagaacaAGGCTAACAACAG GATCGCTGACAAGGCTTTCTACAAACAGCCCAGCTCTGATGTGATAGGCTTGGT ATCATCGGAGGAGGCGTTCCTGGCCGAGACGGACGACAGCTGCCCCGGCTCGGAGTGGGAGAGGGTGGCCCGCCTGTGCGACTTCAACCCCAAAACCAGCAAACAGGCGAAGGACGTTTCCCGGATGCGATCCGTCCTCATCTCCCTCAAACAGACGCCTCTGGTCCGCTAG